In Excalfactoria chinensis isolate bCotChi1 chromosome 5, bCotChi1.hap2, whole genome shotgun sequence, a single genomic region encodes these proteins:
- the TBPL2 gene encoding TATA box-binding protein-like 2 isoform X2 yields the protein MEDVSPLEQYLERCGTQDDLSASPQLFNPMSPYDVDLPIQAAEDVSFGSQFNQPKELPEDFSSVDLSFLPDVTQDNREQNPSEDGREMQGGPNGSVPRNEDSGIFMEESSSSYPDAIQPSPGGPGACPPMTPMTPMTPVTPASESSGIVPQLQNIVSTVNLACKLDLKNIALHARNAEYNPKRFAAVIMRIREPRTTALIFSSGKMVCTGAKSEEQSRLAARKYARVVQKLGFPAKFLDFKIQNMVGSCDVRFPIRLEGLVLTHQQFSSYEPELFPGLIYRMVKPRIVLLIFVSGKVVLTGAKERSEIYEAFENIYPILRGFKKAS from the exons ATGGAGGACGTCTCGCCGCTGGAGCAGTACCTGGAGCGCTGCGGTACGCAG GATGACCTCTCAGCCAGTCCCCAGCTGTTTAACCCTATGAGCCCCTACGATGTGGACCTTCCAATTCAAGCAGCTGAAGATGTATCATTTGGTTCTCAATTTAATCAGCCCAAAGAGCTTCCTGAAGACTTCTCCTCTGTGGACCTCAGCTTTCTTCCAGATGTTACCCAAGATAACAGAGAACAAAATCCATCTGAAGATGGTCGTGAAATGCAAGGAGGGCCCAATGGATCTGTACCGAGAAATGAGGACAGTGGAATCTTCATGGAGGAAAGCAGCTCATCGTACCCAGATGCGATCCAGCCAAGCCCAGGAGGACCTGGTGCGTGTCCTCCCATGACACCAATGACTCCAATGACCCCAGTGACACCTGCATCAGAGAGCTCTGGCATAGTTCCTCAGTTACA GAACATCGTGTCAACTGTGAACTTGGCTTGTAAGCTAGATCTGAAGAACATAGCTCTGCATGCCAGAAATGCGGAGTATAACCCAAAG AGGTTTGCTGCTGTGATCATGAGGATCAGGGAACCACGAACAACGGCCCTTATCTTCAGCTCAGGAAAAATGGTCTGCACAGGAGCAAAAAG TGAAGAGCAGTCACGGCTTGCGGCAAGGAAGTATGCACGTGTGGTACAGAAGTTGGGTTTCCCTGCCAAGTTCCTGGACTTCAAGATCCAGAACATGGTGGGGAGCTGTGACGTGAGGTTCCCCATCCGACTGGAAGGGCTGGTTCTCACCCACCAGCAGTTCAGCAG cTACGAACCTGAACTGTTTCCTGGCCTTATTTATAGGATGGTCAAACCAAGGATAGTGTTGCTTATCTTTGTGTCCGGGAAAGTTGTTCTGACCG
- the TBPL2 gene encoding TATA box-binding protein-like 2 isoform X1, with protein MSCTCSGAAPRYKAVLSGQQRVLHTWRTSRRWSSTWSAADDLSASPQLFNPMSPYDVDLPIQAAEDVSFGSQFNQPKELPEDFSSVDLSFLPDVTQDNREQNPSEDGREMQGGPNGSVPRNEDSGIFMEESSSSYPDAIQPSPGGPGACPPMTPMTPMTPVTPASESSGIVPQLQNIVSTVNLACKLDLKNIALHARNAEYNPKRFAAVIMRIREPRTTALIFSSGKMVCTGAKSEEQSRLAARKYARVVQKLGFPAKFLDFKIQNMVGSCDVRFPIRLEGLVLTHQQFSSYEPELFPGLIYRMVKPRIVLLIFVSGKVVLTGAKERSEIYEAFENIYPILRGFKKAS; from the exons ATGAGCTGCACCTGCTCCGGGGCTGCCCCACGCTATAAAGCTGTGCTCTCTGGACAGCAGCGGGTTTTGCACACATGGAGGACGTCTCGCCGCTGGAGCAGTACCTGGAGCGCTGCG GATGACCTCTCAGCCAGTCCCCAGCTGTTTAACCCTATGAGCCCCTACGATGTGGACCTTCCAATTCAAGCAGCTGAAGATGTATCATTTGGTTCTCAATTTAATCAGCCCAAAGAGCTTCCTGAAGACTTCTCCTCTGTGGACCTCAGCTTTCTTCCAGATGTTACCCAAGATAACAGAGAACAAAATCCATCTGAAGATGGTCGTGAAATGCAAGGAGGGCCCAATGGATCTGTACCGAGAAATGAGGACAGTGGAATCTTCATGGAGGAAAGCAGCTCATCGTACCCAGATGCGATCCAGCCAAGCCCAGGAGGACCTGGTGCGTGTCCTCCCATGACACCAATGACTCCAATGACCCCAGTGACACCTGCATCAGAGAGCTCTGGCATAGTTCCTCAGTTACA GAACATCGTGTCAACTGTGAACTTGGCTTGTAAGCTAGATCTGAAGAACATAGCTCTGCATGCCAGAAATGCGGAGTATAACCCAAAG AGGTTTGCTGCTGTGATCATGAGGATCAGGGAACCACGAACAACGGCCCTTATCTTCAGCTCAGGAAAAATGGTCTGCACAGGAGCAAAAAG TGAAGAGCAGTCACGGCTTGCGGCAAGGAAGTATGCACGTGTGGTACAGAAGTTGGGTTTCCCTGCCAAGTTCCTGGACTTCAAGATCCAGAACATGGTGGGGAGCTGTGACGTGAGGTTCCCCATCCGACTGGAAGGGCTGGTTCTCACCCACCAGCAGTTCAGCAG cTACGAACCTGAACTGTTTCCTGGCCTTATTTATAGGATGGTCAAACCAAGGATAGTGTTGCTTATCTTTGTGTCCGGGAAAGTTGTTCTGACCG